A single Blastococcus colisei DNA region contains:
- a CDS encoding alcohol dehydrogenase catalytic domain-containing protein has translation MLIDVAAAGVCGTELHFLDGLLTPARTPITLGHEVAGVVAEVGDGVEDVAVGDRVAVHYRHACHRCRSCQAGNDHLCDAPLGFLAFASDGGFAEQVVVPASAVVRVPDGLDLAVAATLCCSGTTALHAVGVAGVRAGADAVVYGTGGVGLALVQVLREAGARPIAVARDPQRLRLARELGAEVTVDGSGDVEAPIREATGGAGADVVFELVGTRETSAAALASLGKRGTLVYVGYSFDTVEISPLSLVVPEQRIVTSVGNRRSELVEALDLGARGLLRTTVDEHFLDDAPRVLDELRAGRIVGRAVLRP, from the coding sequence GAGTTGCACTTCCTCGACGGGCTGCTGACCCCGGCCCGGACCCCCATCACCCTGGGACACGAGGTGGCCGGCGTCGTCGCCGAGGTGGGCGACGGCGTCGAGGACGTCGCCGTGGGAGACCGCGTCGCGGTGCACTACCGGCATGCCTGCCACCGGTGCCGCTCGTGCCAGGCCGGGAACGACCACCTCTGTGACGCCCCGCTCGGGTTCCTCGCCTTCGCCAGCGACGGGGGATTCGCCGAGCAGGTCGTCGTCCCCGCCTCCGCAGTGGTCCGGGTGCCCGACGGGCTGGACCTCGCGGTCGCGGCCACGCTGTGCTGCAGCGGCACCACGGCGCTGCACGCGGTGGGCGTGGCGGGGGTCCGGGCGGGCGCCGACGCCGTCGTCTACGGGACCGGGGGCGTCGGCCTGGCCCTCGTCCAGGTCCTCCGTGAGGCCGGGGCGCGGCCGATCGCCGTCGCCCGGGATCCCCAGCGGTTGCGGCTGGCGCGCGAGCTGGGAGCGGAGGTCACGGTGGACGGGAGCGGGGACGTCGAGGCCCCGATCCGGGAGGCGACCGGCGGCGCCGGCGCCGACGTGGTCTTCGAGCTGGTCGGCACCAGGGAGACCAGCGCCGCCGCTCTGGCGTCCCTGGGCAAGCGGGGAACGCTGGTCTACGTCGGCTACAGCTTCGACACCGTGGAGATCAGTCCGCTCTCGCTCGTCGTTCCCGAGCAGCGGATCGTCACCTCGGTCGGCAACCGCCGCTCCGAGTTGGTCGAGGCGCTCGACCTGGGCGCCCGGGGCCTGCTGCGCACGACGGTGGACGAACATTTCCTCGACGACGCCCCGCGCGTCCTCGACGAGCTGCGCGCCGGCCGGATCGTCGGGAGAGCGGTGCTCCGCCCCTGA